The sequence TCGGCGGCTCGGCGCGTCGGTACGCCGGCATCGGTGACGTGATCGTCGCCACCGTCAAAGACGCCATCCCCGGTGGGACGGTGAAGCGCGGAGAAGTGGTGAAGGCCGTGGTGGTGCGTACCCACAAGGAGCGCCGCCGCGCCGACGGCACCTACATCCGTTTCGATGACAATGCCTGCGTCATCATCAACGACCAGCAGCAACCGCGGGGTACCCGAATCTTCGGCCCTGTGGGCCGCGAGTTACGCGAAAAGCGCTTCATGCGCATCGTGTCACTCGCGCCGGAGGTGATCTGAGTGAACATCCGAGAAGGCGACACCGTCATGGTCGTGTCCGGCAAGGACAAGGGCAAGGAGTCACGGGTGGCTCAAGCCTTCCCCGACAGGGGCAAGATCATCGTCGAAGGCGTTGCCACGGCCAAGCGGCACACCAAGCCGCGCGGCCAAACCATGCAGGGCGGCATCGTCGACAAGGACATGCCCATCGACGTATCCAACGTGATGATCGTGTGTCCCACCTGCGGTCCCACCCGCATCGGTCATCGCCTCGACGCCGAGGGCCACAAGCGCCGCGTGTGCGTGAAGTGCGGAGGTGACCTGTGACCCCTCGCCTCAAGCAGGAGTATCACGATCGGGTGCGCGCCGAGGTGCGTGACAGTCTGGGCGTCACCAACCCGATGTTGATCCCGCGCCTGGACAAGATCGTGCTCAACATGGGCGTCGGCGAGGCGATCAACGACAAGAACCTGATCGATGCCGCCGTCGAGGACCTGTCGATCATCGCCGGTCAGCGCCCCAGGGTGAATCGGGCTCGCAAGTCGATCGCCAACTTCAAGCTGCGTGAGGGCATGCCCATCGGTGTGTCGGTCACGCTGCGCGGCGATCGCATGTGGGAGTTCTTCGACCGGCTGATCTCGGTCGCCATCCCCCGCATCCGCGACTTCCGCGGACTCAACCCGCGGTCGTTCGACGGCCGGGGCAACTACACGTTCGGCGTCACCGAGCAGTTGATCTTCCCCGAGATCGATTTCGACAAGGTGTCTCGGGTTCGGGGGATGGACATCACGATCTGCACGACCGCTCAGGACGATGAAGGCGGCCAGGCGCTCCTCGAAGCGTACGGCTTCCCGTTCCGGCGTGCCCCCCAGTCTCAAGAGGTAGGTGTCTGATGGCCAAGAAGTCCCTGATCGCCAAGGCGAACCGCAAGCCGAAGTTCAAGGTGCGCGGCTACTCGCGTTGCGGGCGGTGTGGGCGTGCCCGCGCCTTCATCCGCAAGTTCGGCATGTGCCGCATCTGTGTCCGGCAGCTGGCGCTGCGTGGTGAGCTGCCCGGTGTGAGAAAGGCGTCGTGGTAATCATGATGACCGACCCGATCGCCGACATGCTCACCCGGCTGCGCAACGCCAACATGGCGCTGCACGAATCCGTGTCCATGCCCTCGTCGAAGCTCAAGGAGGGAATCGCCAAGATTCTCGCTTCCGAGGGCTACGTCGACGGCTACGAGGTCACGGTGTCCGGGAGCCACAAGGTGCTGGACATCAAGCTCAAGTACGGCTCTGATCGCGCCCGCATCATCGAGGGTCTCCGCCGCGTGTCGCGACCCGGCCGCCGGGTCTATGTCGGCGCCGACGAACTGCCCCGCGTTCAGGGGGGCCTCGGGGTGGCCGTCATCTCCACGCCCCAGGGGCTGCTCCCCGATCGGGAGGCTCGCCGTCGCCGCCTGGGCGGCGAAGTCCTCTGTGAGGTGTGGTGATGAGTCGTATCGGTAAGTCGCCGGTCCAGCTCCCTTCGGGTGTCACCGTGGAGATCTCCGGGTCGGAGGTCACGGTCAAGGGCCCCAAGGGCACGCTGACGCGTCGCTTCCACGACAAGGTCGCTTTCAGCCAGGAAGACGGGGTGGTCACCGTGACCCGTGTCGACGAGGAACGCGAGTCGAAGGCTCTACACGGGCTGAGCCGCGCCCTGCTCGCCAACATGGTCGTCGGGGTCTCGGAGGGATACCGCCGCGAGCTGCAGACCGTCGGCGTCGGGTACCGTGCCGCCCTCAAGGGCAAGGATCTCGAGCTGCAGGTCGGGTTCTCGCATCCCGTCGAGGTGGCGGCGCCGGACGGGATCGACTTCGAGGTCCCCGAGCCCACGCAGATCGTGATCACCGGCATCGACAAGGAACGGGTTGGTCAGATCGCCGCCGACATCAGGTCGATTCGTCCTCCCGAGCCCTACAAGGGCAAGGGCATCAGGTACGCCAACGAACAGATTCGCCGCAAGGCCGGCAAGTCGGGAGTCGCACGATGAGGGGATCCAGGAGCGTCGCCCGCAAGCGCCGCCATTTTCGGGTTCGCCGCAAGGTGCGTGGCACCGCCTCCCGGCCGCGTTTTGCGGTGTTCCGCAGCAACCGCTACATCTACGCTCAGCTCGTCGACGACGACGCCGGTCAGACGCTCGCCGCAGCCTCCTCACAGGAGCCAGCACTCCGTGAACGCACCCTGACCGTCGACGTGGCGGCGGAAGTCGGCAAGTTGCTGGCCGACCGGGCGAAGGGCGCCGGCGTGTCGTCGGTCGTGTTCGACCGCGGCGGCTATGCATATCACGGTCGCGTCAGGGCACTCGCCGACGCGGCCCGCGAGGGAGGACTCGAGTTTTGACCAGCCGACAGAGAGACAACACACGAGGGCGCGACCAGAGGTCCACCGACGGTCCGCAGTTCGACGAGCGCGTCATCCACATCAACCGGGTGTCGAAGGTCGTCAGCGGCGGTCGCAGGTTCTCGTTCACCGCGCTGGTCGCGGTGGGCGACGGCAACGGCCGCGTCGGCATTGGCTATGGCAAGGCCAAGGAAGTCCCTGCCGCCATCCAGAAGGGCATGGAGGTGGCGCGTCGCGCCATGAAGCCGGTCCCGATGGCGGGCACCACCATCGTCCATCAGACGGTCGGGTCGCACGGGGCATCCCGGGTGCTGCTCAAGCCGGCTGCCCCCGGTACCGGGGTGATTGCCGGCGGGGCCGTGCGCCAGATCCTCGAAGCCGCCGGCATTCGCGACGTCCTCACCAAGTCCCTGGGCAGCCCCACACACATCAATGTGGCGCGGGCCACGATCAATGGGTTGCTCGGCCAGTATCGGCCCGACGAAGTGGCCAAGCGGCGTGGCCGCACCCCTGAGGAGGTCACCCCGCCGGGACTGCTCGCCGCCTACCGATCGGCGGAGTTGAACCGCTCCGCCCGTCCGGGGTCCTGACCATGGCGAAGGCATCCACGCTCAAGGTGCGGCTGGTCCACAGCACGATCGGTGAGAAGCCGAAGACCCGCGCTGCGGTGCGCAGCCTCGGTCTGCGCAAGATCGACCAGGTTCGCGAACTGGCAGACAGTCCGAGCGTCCGGGGCCAGATCGCCCGGGTCGCCCACCTCGTGGAGGTAGAGGAATCATGAAGCTCCATCATCTCAAGCCTGCACCCGGCTCCAAGAAGGACCGTATCCGGGTCGGTCGCGGTGAGGGTGGCCGTCGCGGCAAGACCGCGGGACGCGGCACCAAGGGTGCCAAGGCGCGCGGGCAGATCCCGGCCTGGTTCGAGGGTGGCCAGATGCCGATCTACCGGCGTCTTCCCAAGCTCAAGGGGTTCACCAATCGCAACCGCGAGCTGTATGCCGTGATCAACGTCGAGCGCCTCGAACAGTTC comes from Acidimicrobiia bacterium and encodes:
- the rplN gene encoding 50S ribosomal protein L14, translating into MIGQESRLKVADNTGAREVLCIRVLGGSARRYAGIGDVIVATVKDAIPGGTVKRGEVVKAVVVRTHKERRRADGTYIRFDDNACVIINDQQQPRGTRIFGPVGRELREKRFMRIVSLAPEVI
- the rplX gene encoding 50S ribosomal protein L24: MNIREGDTVMVVSGKDKGKESRVAQAFPDRGKIIVEGVATAKRHTKPRGQTMQGGIVDKDMPIDVSNVMIVCPTCGPTRIGHRLDAEGHKRRVCVKCGGDL
- the rplE gene encoding 50S ribosomal protein L5 — encoded protein: MTPRLKQEYHDRVRAEVRDSLGVTNPMLIPRLDKIVLNMGVGEAINDKNLIDAAVEDLSIIAGQRPRVNRARKSIANFKLREGMPIGVSVTLRGDRMWEFFDRLISVAIPRIRDFRGLNPRSFDGRGNYTFGVTEQLIFPEIDFDKVSRVRGMDITICTTAQDDEGGQALLEAYGFPFRRAPQSQEVGV
- a CDS encoding type Z 30S ribosomal protein S14; amino-acid sequence: MAKKSLIAKANRKPKFKVRGYSRCGRCGRARAFIRKFGMCRICVRQLALRGELPGVRKASW
- the rpsH gene encoding 30S ribosomal protein S8; this encodes MMMTDPIADMLTRLRNANMALHESVSMPSSKLKEGIAKILASEGYVDGYEVTVSGSHKVLDIKLKYGSDRARIIEGLRRVSRPGRRVYVGADELPRVQGGLGVAVISTPQGLLPDREARRRRLGGEVLCEVW
- the rplF gene encoding 50S ribosomal protein L6, whose product is MSRIGKSPVQLPSGVTVEISGSEVTVKGPKGTLTRRFHDKVAFSQEDGVVTVTRVDEERESKALHGLSRALLANMVVGVSEGYRRELQTVGVGYRAALKGKDLELQVGFSHPVEVAAPDGIDFEVPEPTQIVITGIDKERVGQIAADIRSIRPPEPYKGKGIRYANEQIRRKAGKSGVAR
- the rplR gene encoding 50S ribosomal protein L18, yielding MRGSRSVARKRRHFRVRRKVRGTASRPRFAVFRSNRYIYAQLVDDDAGQTLAAASSQEPALRERTLTVDVAAEVGKLLADRAKGAGVSSVVFDRGGYAYHGRVRALADAAREGGLEF
- the rpsE gene encoding 30S ribosomal protein S5, which codes for MTSRQRDNTRGRDQRSTDGPQFDERVIHINRVSKVVSGGRRFSFTALVAVGDGNGRVGIGYGKAKEVPAAIQKGMEVARRAMKPVPMAGTTIVHQTVGSHGASRVLLKPAAPGTGVIAGGAVRQILEAAGIRDVLTKSLGSPTHINVARATINGLLGQYRPDEVAKRRGRTPEEVTPPGLLAAYRSAELNRSARPGS
- the rpmD gene encoding 50S ribosomal protein L30, which gives rise to MAKASTLKVRLVHSTIGEKPKTRAAVRSLGLRKIDQVRELADSPSVRGQIARVAHLVEVEES
- the rplO gene encoding 50S ribosomal protein L15, whose product is MKLHHLKPAPGSKKDRIRVGRGEGGRRGKTAGRGTKGAKARGQIPAWFEGGQMPIYRRLPKLKGFTNRNRELYAVINVERLEQFDKGAVVSPEELRARGLVKKRGKVKVLGQGELTKALTVRAHAFSVGAVERIEAAGGTVEVIE